One genomic region from Rubinisphaera margarita encodes:
- the rpoB gene encoding DNA-directed RNA polymerase subunit beta, producing the protein MPVPVQRIIAVNENRNTGVLQTDFEMTGLTRIQTDSYARFLQADVDPARRKPIGLEEILREIFPIQSFDEQFRLEYVKYELGKPRYSPVECRQLRLTYGRPLRVWLRLQKEQPIEEEVYLGDLPIMLGGGEFIVNGAERCVVSQLHRSPGVDFVINVEPGERKTHSCRIIPERGSWIELLISKKETLGVRIDQSGKFSAMTLLRAMDKNHSTDSELVKMFYPTETLKITKATKPEELTGRVAAKDVIYQQGHDKCGEIIVECAHTMLEVQAVELLESGITEIDVVKKEASDPLILNSILEDTTTSHEEALLRIYQRLRPGNPPQLDKAIDLFNEKFFDLNRYRLGRVGRFRINRKFNQDIPDDEMTLRPEDFVNSVKYLLRLRGDDDSAHIDDIDNLGNRRLRTIDELANDEIRKGFLKLRRTVQERMSLKDVETMTPRTLVNPKSISAAIDFFFGRSELSQVVDQTNPLSMLTHERRLSALGPGGLNRKRAGFEVRDVHISHYGRICPIETPEGTNIGLISSLGVYAKVDDYGFLITPYRKVVDQVVSDEIEWLRADEEAKVYVAPADTKMEDGRIIDGRVLARYRHEFVWTTSDMIQYFDISPSQMVGVSAGLIPFLEHDDANRALMGSNMQRQAVPLLITEQPIVGTGMEKAVAENTGMAVYAEKAGKVTYVDALCVEVDGVRYPLRKFVGLNERTCLTQKPLVRVGDKVKKGQLLCDTAATRDGALALGRNVLVAFMSWEGYNFEDAIILSERLVKEDVYTSIHIDEFDVEIRETKLGREEFTRDIPNVSEKALRHLDEDGIVQIGTPVSPGDILVGKVTPKAKSELTPEEKLLHAIFGRAGEDVKNESLEVPSGVEGIVIHTERFSRRMSLTEAEKKSYENELKQAEKIGNEGIADAFKVFLKSFEDVLGKHLGDDDGVELRSIEDPKTLATHAEQFKEKFEQLDIRSPQKVADCKKVIKEEWHLVEEAIDARDGRMNTLKRGDELPSGVLQMVKVYVASKRQISVGDKMAGRHGNKGVISKVLPIEDMPFLEDGTTVDIILNPLGVPSRMNVGQILETQLGWAAQKLGFRAVCPVFDSIDEQGIFDLMEQAGLPSDGKSQLYDGRTGERFEQKTTVGQIYMLKLHHLVDDKVHARATGPYSLITQQPLGGKARFGGQRFGEMEVWALEAYGAAYILQELLTVKSDDVEGRTKIYESMVKGENTLEAGTPASFDVLNNEIRGLCLNMQLEKTTA; encoded by the coding sequence GAAGAGGAAGTCTACCTCGGCGACCTGCCGATCATGCTCGGTGGCGGTGAGTTCATCGTCAACGGTGCCGAACGCTGCGTCGTCAGTCAGCTGCACCGTTCTCCCGGCGTCGACTTTGTGATCAACGTCGAACCTGGTGAGCGAAAGACGCACTCCTGCCGAATCATTCCGGAACGCGGAAGCTGGATCGAGCTGCTGATCAGCAAGAAGGAAACGCTCGGCGTCCGCATCGACCAGAGCGGTAAGTTCTCGGCCATGACGCTGCTGCGTGCCATGGACAAGAACCACTCGACCGATTCCGAACTGGTCAAGATGTTCTATCCGACCGAGACGCTGAAGATCACCAAGGCGACGAAGCCGGAAGAACTGACCGGTCGCGTCGCAGCCAAAGACGTGATCTATCAGCAGGGACACGACAAGTGCGGCGAGATCATCGTGGAGTGTGCTCACACGATGCTCGAAGTCCAGGCCGTGGAACTCCTCGAGTCGGGCATCACCGAAATCGATGTGGTCAAGAAGGAAGCCAGCGATCCGCTGATCCTGAACAGTATCCTCGAAGATACGACCACGAGCCACGAAGAGGCACTTCTGCGGATCTATCAGCGACTGCGTCCGGGTAACCCGCCGCAGCTCGACAAGGCGATCGATCTGTTCAACGAGAAATTCTTCGATCTGAATCGGTACCGTCTCGGTCGTGTCGGTCGCTTCCGTATCAACCGCAAGTTCAATCAGGACATTCCTGATGACGAGATGACTCTTCGTCCTGAAGACTTCGTCAACTCGGTCAAGTACCTGCTTCGCCTCCGAGGCGATGACGATTCGGCTCACATTGACGATATCGACAACCTCGGTAACCGTCGGCTGCGAACGATCGATGAACTGGCCAACGACGAAATCCGCAAGGGCTTCCTGAAGCTGCGTCGCACCGTCCAGGAGCGAATGAGCCTGAAGGATGTCGAAACCATGACGCCGCGGACTCTGGTCAATCCCAAGAGCATCTCGGCTGCCATCGATTTCTTCTTTGGACGAAGCGAACTGTCTCAGGTCGTCGACCAGACCAACCCTCTCTCGATGCTGACTCACGAACGTCGCCTGAGTGCACTGGGACCAGGCGGTCTGAACCGGAAACGTGCCGGCTTCGAAGTCCGCGACGTTCACATTTCTCACTATGGACGAATCTGCCCGATTGAAACGCCGGAAGGTACAAACATCGGTCTGATTTCGAGCCTCGGCGTTTACGCCAAGGTCGATGACTACGGCTTCCTGATCACGCCCTATCGCAAGGTTGTCGATCAGGTGGTGTCTGACGAAATCGAATGGCTGCGTGCGGACGAAGAAGCGAAGGTCTACGTCGCACCGGCTGATACTAAGATGGAAGACGGACGGATCATCGATGGTCGGGTTCTGGCCCGATACCGTCACGAGTTCGTCTGGACCACGTCCGACATGATTCAGTACTTCGACATCTCGCCAAGTCAGATGGTCGGGGTTTCCGCCGGTTTGATTCCCTTCCTTGAGCACGACGATGCGAACCGGGCCCTGATGGGTTCGAACATGCAACGTCAGGCCGTGCCGCTGCTCATCACCGAGCAGCCGATCGTGGGAACCGGGATGGAGAAAGCCGTCGCCGAGAATACCGGCATGGCTGTCTACGCCGAGAAGGCCGGTAAGGTCACCTACGTCGACGCTCTCTGTGTTGAAGTCGACGGCGTCCGCTACCCGTTGCGGAAGTTCGTCGGACTCAACGAGCGAACCTGTCTGACACAGAAGCCGCTGGTTCGTGTCGGTGACAAAGTCAAGAAGGGGCAGCTGCTGTGTGACACAGCAGCCACTCGCGACGGAGCCCTGGCTCTGGGACGCAACGTGCTGGTCGCGTTCATGTCGTGGGAAGGTTACAACTTCGAAGACGCCATTATTCTGTCCGAGCGTCTGGTGAAGGAAGACGTTTACACGTCGATTCATATCGACGAGTTCGACGTCGAAATTCGCGAAACGAAACTGGGCCGCGAAGAGTTCACGCGAGACATTCCGAACGTGAGCGAGAAGGCTCTGCGTCACCTCGACGAAGACGGAATCGTTCAGATTGGTACGCCGGTTTCTCCTGGCGATATCCTGGTCGGTAAAGTCACGCCGAAGGCGAAGTCGGAACTGACTCCGGAAGAAAAACTGCTGCACGCCATTTTCGGTCGTGCCGGTGAAGACGTGAAGAACGAATCTCTCGAAGTGCCTTCGGGCGTTGAGGGGATCGTCATTCACACCGAACGGTTCTCGCGTCGGATGAGTCTGACTGAAGCCGAGAAGAAGTCTTACGAAAACGAGCTGAAGCAGGCGGAAAAGATCGGCAACGAAGGCATCGCCGACGCGTTCAAGGTCTTCCTGAAGTCGTTCGAAGACGTCCTCGGCAAGCACCTGGGCGATGATGACGGCGTCGAGCTTCGTTCGATCGAAGATCCGAAGACCCTGGCGACGCATGCTGAGCAGTTCAAGGAGAAGTTCGAGCAGCTCGACATCCGCAGCCCGCAGAAGGTTGCTGACTGCAAGAAGGTCATCAAGGAAGAGTGGCATCTGGTGGAAGAAGCCATCGACGCCCGCGACGGCCGGATGAACACGCTGAAGCGTGGCGATGAACTTCCGAGTGGCGTGCTGCAGATGGTCAAAGTCTACGTCGCCTCGAAACGACAGATTTCGGTCGGGGACAAGATGGCCGGTCGCCACGGTAACAAAGGGGTGATCTCGAAGGTCCTGCCGATCGAGGACATGCCGTTCCTCGAAGACGGAACGACCGTCGACATCATTCTGAACCCGCTGGGCGTTCCGAGTCGTATGAACGTGGGACAGATTCTCGAGACTCAGCTCGGCTGGGCCGCTCAGAAGCTCGGCTTCCGGGCCGTCTGCCCGGTGTTCGACAGCATCGACGAGCAGGGCATCTTCGATCTGATGGAGCAGGCCGGTCTGCCTTCCGACGGTAAATCGCAGCTGTACGACGGCCGCACCGGAGAACGGTTCGAGCAGAAGACGACCGTGGGTCAGATTTACATGCTCAAACTGCATCACCTGGTTGATGACAAGGTCCACGCTCGTGCGACCGGTCCTTACTCTCTGATTACGCAGCAGCCGCTGGGTGGTAAAGCCCGATTCGGTGGTCAGCGTTTCGGGGAAATGGAAGTGTGGGCTCTGGAAGCCTACGGAGCCGCCTACATCCTGCAGGAACTGCTGACGGTGAAGAGCGACGACGTGGAAGGCCGTACGAAGATTTACGAGTCGATGGTGAAGGGGGAGAACACCCTGGAAGCAGGAACTCCGGCCAGCTTCGACGTGCTCAACAACGAAATCCGCGGTCTGTGTTTGAACATGCAACTGGAAAAGACAACGGCCTGA